A genomic segment from Leptolyngbya boryana PCC 6306 encodes:
- a CDS encoding NAD(P)H-quinone oxidoreductase subunit F has protein sequence MAHPLLQSIWLIPCYALLGAILSALWFPGITRRTGPRPSGYLNGLMSFASFLHAAFALPATWNQPPQEILIPWLDVAGLNLTIPIEISTLSVGAIVLVTGINLLAQTYAFGYMEMDWGWARFFSLLAFFEAGMTALVLCNSLFFSYFILEILTLATYLLVGVWFNQSLVVTGARDAFLTKRLGDLFLLMGVVALLPLAGTWDFNELAEWAKTAQVDPKVITLVGLALIAGPMGKCAQFPLHLWLDEAMEGPVPASILRNSVVVATGAWVLFKLEPVLALSPTVLGVTIFIGAVSAIGGSLIAIAQIDIKRTQSYLVTAYMGLVFIAVGTQQPDAALLLVLSHALASALLIMGSGAVVWNSITQDVTQLGGLWSRRPVSGLSFLIGLAGLVAFPPLGGFWALLKITTGIWETQPWLVGVVLLVNAFAAFGVTRVFCLVFKGESKQMAQRSPEIHYWMALPMIVLMGFILHLPLIMQALNLLPSWAEVNTDLALLLIWSTVTGIAASAIVYLNKNIAKPVVLPWKGVQDLLAYDFYTPNLYRSTVVFLVALVSQITSWFDKYLVDGGLNLFGVLTLISGRNLRYSNSGQSQFYMLTILFGIALISVLLSLPFLSQVSISLFPQSATDIVMNVQR, from the coding sequence ATGGCTCACCCTTTGCTCCAGAGCATTTGGTTAATCCCTTGTTATGCTCTTTTGGGCGCGATTTTGTCCGCCCTTTGGTTTCCGGGTATCACACGGCGGACAGGTCCTCGTCCTTCCGGTTACCTTAACGGTCTGATGTCTTTTGCTTCCTTCTTGCACGCTGCTTTTGCACTGCCTGCAACTTGGAACCAACCTCCCCAGGAAATTCTGATTCCTTGGCTCGATGTCGCAGGATTAAATCTGACGATTCCGATCGAAATTTCGACTCTTAGCGTTGGTGCGATCGTCCTCGTAACCGGGATTAACCTGCTGGCACAAACTTATGCGTTTGGCTACATGGAGATGGATTGGGGATGGGCGCGATTCTTCTCGCTGCTTGCCTTCTTTGAAGCGGGAATGACTGCTTTAGTGCTCTGCAATTCTTTGTTCTTCTCCTACTTTATTCTGGAAATTCTGACCCTCGCGACTTATCTGCTGGTCGGAGTCTGGTTTAACCAATCGCTCGTCGTCACGGGTGCGAGAGATGCATTCTTAACGAAGCGGTTGGGCGACTTGTTCTTGTTGATGGGTGTGGTCGCACTCTTACCCCTAGCAGGAACATGGGATTTTAATGAACTGGCAGAATGGGCAAAAACGGCTCAGGTTGATCCGAAAGTGATTACTTTGGTTGGATTAGCGCTAATTGCAGGTCCAATGGGTAAATGCGCGCAGTTCCCTCTGCACTTATGGCTCGATGAGGCGATGGAAGGACCAGTTCCCGCTTCAATTCTGCGGAACTCGGTCGTGGTTGCAACCGGAGCTTGGGTGCTGTTTAAGTTAGAACCCGTTTTGGCGTTGTCTCCGACGGTGTTAGGCGTGACGATCTTTATTGGTGCAGTCAGTGCGATCGGGGGTTCGTTGATCGCGATCGCGCAAATTGATATCAAACGGACGCAATCTTATCTCGTGACGGCATACATGGGCTTGGTGTTCATTGCTGTGGGAACGCAGCAACCGGATGCTGCTTTGCTGTTGGTCTTGTCTCACGCTTTGGCATCAGCGCTGTTGATCATGGGCAGTGGTGCAGTCGTTTGGAATAGCATCACGCAAGATGTCACGCAGTTGGGTGGATTGTGGTCGCGTCGTCCGGTTTCTGGATTGAGCTTTTTAATTGGATTAGCGGGCTTAGTTGCATTTCCTCCGTTGGGCGGTTTCTGGGCATTGCTCAAAATCACGACCGGAATCTGGGAAACGCAGCCTTGGCTTGTGGGTGTGGTTCTATTAGTGAATGCTTTTGCCGCATTTGGTGTGACGCGAGTCTTTTGTCTCGTGTTCAAAGGCGAGTCGAAACAGATGGCTCAGCGATCGCCAGAAATTCACTACTGGATGGCACTGCCGATGATCGTGTTGATGGGCTTTATCCTGCATCTGCCGTTGATTATGCAAGCCTTGAATCTGTTGCCAAGCTGGGCTGAAGTGAATACAGATTTGGCATTGCTGCTGATTTGGTCAACGGTGACAGGAATTGCCGCAAGCGCGATCGTCTATCTCAACAAGAACATTGCGAAACCTGTGGTTCTGCCTTGGAAAGGAGTGCAAGATTTGTTGGCGTATGACTTCTACACGCCAAATCTGTATCGCAGCACCGTTGTTTTCCTCGTTGCGCTCGTTTCTCAAATTACCTCTTGGTTTGATAAATATCTCGTCGATGGTGGATTGAACTTATTTGGCGTACTGACGCTGATTAGTGGACGCAATCTGCGGTATAGCAACTCTGGGCAATCGCAATTCTATATGTTGACCATTCTGTTTGGAATTGCATTGATCAGCGTGTTGTTGAGCTTGCCCTTTCTGTCGCAGGTTTCGATTTCGCTATTCCCTCAAAGTGCGACTGACATTGTGATGAATGTTCAGCGTTAA
- a CDS encoding CO2 hydration protein produces the protein MVAAPIKSTHPLADIIERLESGGALLPESPQNLVEVVGVLKSYGVVLGAYSKNLNFIAEKQFLVLFPFFKYFDGEITTQKLFKHWWHDRINYEFSEYCMKAMMWHGGGGLDAYLDSAEFIELAKKAIAAKTKKNLFIQGVSKVFPDFLLEQVRLSCYYSGIGQFWTVMSEMFLELSDRYDRGEIKTIQDVVNHVKAGLVNNASLPITLSVEIEGQTYDLMPKSAGLTFLMDTAVPYVEAVFFKSFPFMGTVSYNAQARQIPLEQERFSYGALYADPLPIGGGGIPPTLLMQDMTHYLPEYLHEIYRHSVRGETDLRVQICYSFQKSMFCVTTAAILGLAPHPIETQDPKEQEINRRYLEGWMDKLLESRLLTFQSCDV, from the coding sequence ATGGTTGCTGCCCCGATCAAATCCACGCATCCCTTGGCTGACATCATTGAGCGCCTCGAATCTGGTGGCGCATTGTTGCCAGAGTCGCCTCAGAATTTAGTTGAAGTTGTGGGTGTCCTGAAAAGCTATGGCGTTGTCTTAGGCGCTTACTCGAAAAATCTCAACTTTATTGCTGAGAAGCAATTTTTAGTCTTATTTCCGTTCTTCAAGTACTTTGATGGCGAGATTACAACTCAAAAGCTTTTCAAGCATTGGTGGCACGATCGCATTAATTACGAGTTCTCTGAGTACTGTATGAAAGCCATGATGTGGCACGGGGGAGGTGGATTAGATGCTTACCTCGATAGCGCTGAATTCATTGAGCTAGCAAAAAAAGCGATCGCAGCCAAAACCAAAAAGAATCTCTTTATTCAAGGTGTATCAAAAGTCTTTCCAGACTTTTTGCTAGAGCAAGTTCGCTTATCTTGCTACTACAGCGGGATTGGGCAATTCTGGACGGTCATGAGTGAGATGTTCTTGGAATTGAGCGATCGCTATGATCGTGGCGAAATCAAAACGATTCAGGATGTCGTGAATCATGTCAAAGCAGGCTTAGTCAACAATGCGAGTTTGCCGATTACGCTGAGCGTTGAAATTGAGGGTCAGACTTACGACCTCATGCCGAAATCTGCGGGACTGACCTTCTTGATGGATACGGCAGTGCCTTATGTTGAGGCAGTTTTCTTTAAGTCTTTTCCGTTTATGGGAACGGTTTCTTACAATGCTCAGGCGCGCCAAATTCCGCTAGAGCAAGAGCGATTCTCTTACGGGGCGCTTTATGCTGATCCGTTACCGATCGGGGGTGGCGGAATTCCGCCCACCTTGCTGATGCAAGATATGACGCATTACTTGCCAGAATATCTGCATGAGATTTATCGGCACTCGGTCAGAGGCGAAACGGATCTGAGAGTTCAAATTTGTTACAGCTTCCAGAAATCAATGTTCTGTGTGACGACTGCCGCAATTTTGGGCTTGGCTCCGCATCCAATTGAGACTCAAGATCCGAAAGAACAAGAAATCAATCGCAGGTATCTAGAAGGTTGGATGGATAAATTGTTAGAGTCGAGGCTACTCACTTTCCAGTCTTGTGATGTTTGA